Proteins encoded together in one Rhizobacter sp. J219 window:
- a CDS encoding exopolysaccharide biosynthesis protein, with translation MKATRSMSELLLALAGDASRERISLGDIVQAMQDRALAALILLLALPNVVPAPPGTSALLGVPLMVLSLQLALGWPPSLPLAMTRRSLPRDQFAATVRRVSPWLARAESLLRPRLAGLTGPVAARWVGGLCLLLSATLALPIPLGNMLPALAICLLTLGLLEGDGLWVLWGVFASAFAMALAGGVVYGVLRAVWQVVGHMGG, from the coding sequence ATGAAAGCGACCAGATCGATGTCAGAGCTGCTGCTCGCCCTGGCGGGAGACGCCAGCCGCGAACGCATCTCGCTCGGCGACATCGTGCAGGCCATGCAAGACCGCGCGCTGGCCGCACTCATCCTGCTGCTCGCCCTGCCCAACGTGGTGCCGGCGCCGCCCGGCACCTCGGCCCTGCTGGGCGTGCCGCTGATGGTGCTCTCGCTGCAGCTCGCACTCGGATGGCCGCCATCGCTGCCGCTAGCGATGACCCGGCGTTCGCTGCCACGTGACCAGTTCGCCGCGACAGTGCGTCGGGTCTCGCCGTGGCTAGCCCGTGCCGAGTCGCTGCTGCGGCCTCGCCTCGCGGGCCTCACCGGCCCCGTCGCGGCGCGCTGGGTGGGCGGCCTGTGCCTGTTGCTGTCGGCCACCCTCGCCCTGCCCATCCCCCTCGGCAACATGCTGCCCGCCCTGGCCATCTGCCTGCTGACGCTCGGGCTGCTGGAGGGCGACGGGCTGTGGGTGCTCTGGGGGGTGTTCGCCTCCGCGTTCGCCATGGCGCTGGCGGGAGGCGTGGTGTACGGCGTGCTGAGAGCGGTGTGGCAGGTGGTGGGTCACATGGGAGGCTGA
- a CDS encoding AarF/ABC1/UbiB kinase family protein codes for MLTSPLDTARDLGRLQEIVAVLVRHGLGDAVRRVGWADLLEKAGRLVHWDSAAELARLPPPLQVRRALEELGPTFVKLGQILAGRADLFGPEWIAEFEQLHSRVPAVPFEALRAQLTEDLGGEPSQVFAWFDETPLAAASIAQVHRARLHDGSEVVVKVRRPGIHPVIEADLRLLERLAARAVRQWPDLRPYRPVALVQEFGQSLRRELDLAHECRQAERIAANFAQQPDIVIPKVYWDWTHERVNVQQFVDGIPGGELGRVDSAGLDRKLLARRGAQAVMKMVVEDGLFHADPHPGNVFYLPDNRLAFIDFGMVGRLSAQRRDELLKLMLGLVQRDASSVADVLLDWTDGNPSTQEDRLSADVEAFVDTYHGVPLAQLSLASMLADVTTILRRHQLQLPSDLALLIKAFVSVEGMGRHLDPGFHMAGEALPLLKRALRARYHPKVIVRRGWRSLTRLADLMAAVPDDLSRLLRNVRHGGVQVHIEVRHLDRVGDQLDRAASRIAVGLVVAALIVGSSIVMTVRGGPLLWGLPAFGLLGFLGACAGAVWLLRSIMRSGRHE; via the coding sequence ATGCTGACCAGCCCGCTCGACACCGCACGAGACCTCGGGCGGCTGCAGGAGATCGTGGCGGTGCTGGTGCGCCACGGGCTGGGCGACGCGGTGCGCCGCGTGGGCTGGGCCGACCTGCTCGAAAAGGCAGGCCGCCTGGTGCACTGGGACAGTGCCGCCGAGCTGGCACGCCTGCCGCCGCCACTGCAGGTGCGCCGTGCGCTCGAAGAGCTGGGCCCGACCTTCGTGAAGCTCGGGCAGATCCTTGCCGGTCGCGCCGATCTCTTCGGCCCGGAGTGGATCGCCGAGTTCGAGCAGCTGCACAGCCGCGTGCCGGCGGTGCCGTTCGAGGCGTTGCGGGCGCAGCTGACCGAAGACCTGGGCGGCGAGCCGTCGCAGGTGTTTGCCTGGTTCGACGAGACACCGCTCGCCGCAGCGTCCATCGCTCAGGTGCACCGCGCCCGGCTGCACGACGGCAGCGAGGTGGTGGTGAAGGTGCGCCGACCGGGCATCCACCCGGTGATCGAGGCCGACCTGCGCCTGCTGGAGCGCCTGGCCGCACGCGCGGTGCGCCAGTGGCCCGACCTGCGGCCCTACCGGCCGGTGGCGCTGGTGCAGGAGTTCGGCCAGTCGCTGCGCCGCGAGCTCGACCTCGCCCACGAGTGCCGGCAGGCCGAGCGCATCGCGGCCAACTTCGCGCAGCAGCCCGACATCGTCATCCCCAAGGTGTACTGGGACTGGACGCACGAGCGCGTGAACGTGCAGCAGTTCGTCGACGGCATCCCCGGCGGCGAGCTGGGCCGCGTCGACAGCGCAGGCCTCGACCGCAAGCTGCTCGCCCGTCGCGGCGCGCAGGCGGTGATGAAGATGGTGGTGGAAGACGGTCTCTTCCACGCCGACCCGCACCCGGGCAACGTGTTCTACCTGCCGGACAACCGGCTCGCGTTCATCGACTTCGGCATGGTGGGGCGGCTCTCGGCGCAGCGCCGCGACGAGCTGCTCAAGCTGATGCTCGGCCTGGTGCAGCGCGACGCCTCGTCGGTCGCCGACGTGTTGCTCGACTGGACCGACGGCAACCCGAGCACGCAGGAAGACCGGCTGAGTGCCGACGTCGAGGCCTTTGTCGACACGTACCACGGCGTGCCGCTGGCCCAGCTGAGCCTGGCCTCGATGCTGGCCGACGTGACGACCATCCTGCGCCGCCATCAGCTGCAGCTGCCGTCGGACCTGGCCCTCCTGATCAAGGCGTTCGTGTCGGTGGAAGGCATGGGCCGCCACCTCGACCCGGGTTTCCACATGGCAGGCGAGGCCTTGCCGCTGCTCAAGCGGGCGCTGCGGGCGCGTTACCACCCGAAGGTGATCGTGCGGCGCGGGTGGCGCTCGCTGACGCGCCTGGCCGACCTGATGGCCGCCGTGCCCGACGACCTCTCGCGCCTGCTGCGCAATGTGCGCCACGGTGGCGTGCAGGTGCACATCGAGGTGCGCCACCTCGACCGTGTGGGCGACCAGCTCGACCGCGCCGCGAGCCGCATTGCGGTCGGGCTCGTGGTGGCCGCGCTCATCGTCGGCTCGTCGATCGTGATGACGGTGCGTGGCGGCCCGCTGCTCTGGGGCCTGCCGGCGTTCGGTCTGCTGGGCTTCCTGGGTGCGTGCGCGGGGGCGGTGTGGCTGCTGCGCTCGATCATGCGCAGCGGCCGGCACGAGTGA
- a CDS encoding DUF4347 domain-containing protein, with amino-acid sequence MALTEAVDNLYLYDPQFEPGANKFLSEVGGSSAARAVSSLDDVGAALNAFALVKFLVFDTHGRPGRVCLANGTKLEGVDFMILKKNPHLLKMGARILFYGCNIGAGAAGDKFMDEIGLYLLRGKGGIVGTSTVSNVALQLGPFASETFMDPTSFGARLKVRRYDLSGALVGSRTTDRYGAVTP; translated from the coding sequence ATGGCACTGACCGAAGCAGTGGACAACCTGTACCTCTACGACCCCCAGTTCGAGCCGGGGGCCAACAAGTTCTTGAGCGAAGTCGGCGGCAGTAGCGCCGCCCGTGCGGTGTCGTCCTTGGACGACGTGGGCGCAGCGCTGAATGCGTTCGCGCTGGTGAAGTTCCTGGTCTTCGATACCCACGGACGCCCGGGGAGGGTTTGCCTGGCGAACGGAACGAAACTCGAAGGTGTCGACTTCATGATCCTCAAGAAGAACCCGCACCTCCTGAAGATGGGGGCGCGCATCCTCTTCTACGGCTGCAACATCGGTGCAGGCGCTGCCGGAGACAAGTTCATGGACGAGATCGGCCTGTATTTGCTGCGCGGCAAAGGGGGCATCGTCGGGACCTCGACCGTCTCGAACGTCGCGCTCCAACTCGGCCCATTCGCGAGCGAGACCTTCATGGACCCCACGTCCTTCGGGGCGCGCCTCAAGGTCAGGCGCTACGACTTGTCGGGTGCGCTCGTCGGCTCGCGCACCACGGATCGGTATGGCGCCGTGACGCCCTGA
- a CDS encoding cation-translocating P-type ATPase — MNMLAPPTGHEEQGLSEQGLSDPEAQVRLRRDGLNRLPPPEHKSTLRVIASAGAQPMVLLLVACTVLYGLLGDVFDALALAVSICAVIGISAYQELRTQRVLEALRDLASPRSTVVRGGVVRRISSQEIVVGDRLLVEEGDRLACDATLVDAHAMRTDESMLTGESMPVDKHPGDAEHAQLHAGTLVVQGDGVALVTATGARTALGRIGGSLAGVAPRESRLQAELKRLVRAVAVLALVTCVIAAMVFAWREGSWSAGLLVGLTLAMAIVPEEFAVVWTVMLALGAWRLARLQVLTRQPQAIEALGATTVLCVDKTGTLTANQMEVAGLQTADGRVCERRPGDAPAEAFMPLLRMAAQASVAESLEPMDQAIFRLLPAAERAHERGAVLLAREGVTPGRPFVRQCWQPAPAGASGEGPAAVVVLKGAPEAVFALCGHVPESLPAQVQAWAERGMRVIAVASVGCDDATRLPEAGYTLHGLLAFHDPLRGDVPAALRACHEAGVRVVMITGDSPTTALAIARDAGLVPPGEAPAGTSRVMTGAQLDEANEAQLEGLVQRVAVYARVTPAQKLRIVQALQRRGEVVAMTGDGVNDGPALRAADVGVAMGGRGTDVAREAAALVLLDDRFASLVDAVRSGRRVFINLQKAIGYLFAVHVPIVGLSMLPLLGGPVLLLPLHVVLFELIIDPACSLVFEAEPASAKSMQVPPRAANAPLIGLPALGRALGVGAVALGFVALVQWAARSAGASDDELRLAGIASVIVGNLAMLQWFRGGGHMPRHGNQAFHALLFGVCVLSALVLLVPPVASAFGLPALGWWPAAGLLAVPAVWAGWRVLRAGPQRPVG, encoded by the coding sequence ATGAACATGCTTGCACCGCCCACCGGACACGAGGAACAAGGTCTCAGCGAACAAGGTCTCAGCGATCCCGAGGCCCAGGTGCGCCTGCGCCGCGATGGCCTCAACCGCCTACCGCCGCCCGAGCACAAGAGCACGCTGCGCGTCATTGCCTCGGCCGGTGCGCAGCCGATGGTGCTGCTGCTCGTCGCCTGCACTGTGCTCTACGGGCTGCTGGGTGACGTGTTCGACGCGCTGGCGCTGGCGGTGTCGATCTGTGCGGTGATCGGCATCTCGGCCTACCAGGAGCTGCGCACCCAGCGTGTGCTGGAGGCGCTGCGCGACCTGGCCAGCCCGCGCAGCACTGTCGTGCGCGGCGGCGTGGTGCGCCGCATCTCCAGCCAGGAGATCGTGGTCGGCGACCGCCTGCTCGTGGAAGAGGGCGACCGCCTCGCCTGCGACGCGACGCTCGTCGACGCCCACGCGATGCGCACCGACGAATCAATGCTCACCGGCGAGTCGATGCCGGTCGACAAGCACCCGGGTGACGCCGAGCACGCGCAACTGCACGCCGGCACGCTGGTGGTGCAGGGCGACGGCGTGGCCCTCGTCACCGCCACCGGCGCGCGCACGGCGCTCGGGCGCATCGGCGGCTCGCTCGCCGGCGTGGCCCCGCGCGAGAGCCGGCTGCAGGCCGAGCTGAAGCGGCTGGTGCGCGCCGTGGCCGTGCTCGCGCTCGTGACCTGCGTGATCGCGGCGATGGTGTTCGCCTGGCGCGAAGGTTCGTGGTCGGCGGGGCTCCTGGTCGGACTGACGCTGGCCATGGCGATCGTGCCGGAGGAGTTTGCGGTCGTCTGGACGGTGATGCTCGCGCTCGGCGCGTGGCGCCTGGCGCGCCTGCAGGTGCTCACGCGGCAGCCGCAGGCCATCGAGGCGCTCGGCGCCACCACCGTGCTGTGCGTCGACAAGACCGGCACGCTCACCGCCAACCAGATGGAAGTCGCCGGGCTTCAGACGGCCGATGGCCGTGTGTGCGAGCGCCGCCCCGGCGATGCGCCCGCCGAGGCCTTCATGCCCCTGCTGCGCATGGCCGCGCAGGCCAGCGTGGCCGAAAGCCTGGAACCGATGGACCAGGCGATCTTTCGCCTGCTGCCGGCGGCCGAGCGCGCGCACGAGCGTGGCGCGGTGCTGCTGGCCCGCGAAGGTGTGACGCCGGGTCGGCCCTTCGTGCGCCAGTGCTGGCAACCCGCGCCGGCTGGTGCAAGCGGCGAAGGCCCCGCGGCAGTGGTGGTGCTGAAGGGGGCACCCGAGGCGGTGTTCGCCCTTTGCGGGCATGTGCCCGAGTCGCTGCCGGCCCAGGTGCAGGCCTGGGCCGAGCGCGGCATGCGCGTGATTGCTGTCGCGAGCGTGGGCTGCGACGACGCCACCCGTCTTCCCGAAGCTGGCTACACCCTGCACGGCCTGCTGGCCTTCCACGATCCGCTGCGTGGCGACGTGCCGGCCGCGCTGCGCGCCTGCCACGAGGCCGGCGTGCGCGTCGTGATGATCACCGGCGATTCGCCCACGACCGCGTTGGCCATCGCACGCGATGCGGGCCTGGTGCCGCCGGGCGAAGCGCCCGCCGGCACTTCGCGCGTGATGACGGGCGCGCAGCTCGACGAGGCCAACGAGGCGCAGCTGGAGGGCCTCGTCCAGCGAGTCGCCGTCTACGCCCGCGTGACCCCGGCGCAGAAGCTGCGCATCGTGCAGGCGCTGCAGCGCCGCGGCGAGGTGGTGGCGATGACGGGCGACGGCGTGAACGACGGCCCCGCGCTGCGCGCCGCCGACGTCGGCGTGGCGATGGGCGGGCGCGGCACCGACGTGGCCCGCGAAGCTGCGGCACTGGTGCTGCTCGACGACCGTTTCGCCTCGCTCGTGGACGCCGTGCGCTCGGGTCGGCGCGTCTTCATCAACCTGCAGAAGGCCATCGGCTACCTCTTTGCGGTGCATGTGCCGATCGTCGGGCTGTCGATGCTGCCGCTCCTGGGCGGGCCGGTGCTGCTGCTGCCGCTGCACGTGGTGCTGTTCGAACTGATCATCGACCCGGCGTGCTCGCTCGTCTTCGAGGCCGAACCTGCCTCGGCCAAGTCGATGCAGGTGCCACCACGCGCGGCCAATGCGCCGCTCATCGGCCTGCCGGCACTTGGCCGGGCGCTCGGGGTGGGCGCGGTGGCGCTTGGCTTCGTCGCCCTCGTGCAATGGGCCGCGCGCAGCGCGGGCGCGAGCGACGACGAATTGCGCCTGGCCGGCATCGCGTCGGTGATCGTGGGCAACCTCGCGATGCTGCAGTGGTTCAGGGGTGGTGGCCACATGCCGCGCCACGGCAACCAGGCGTTCCACGCGCTGCTGTTCGGCGTGTGCGTGTTGAGCGCTTTGGTGTTGCTGGTGCCGCCGGTGGCGTCGGCGTTCGGCCTGCCGGCGCTCGGGTGGTGGCCTGCCGCCGGGCTGCTGGCGGTGCCTGCGGTGTGGGCGGGCTGGCGGGTGCTGCGTGCGGGGCCTCAGCGGCCGGTGGGGTGA